The sequence CCGCCTTTACGCGTTTAACAACATCTTCTTTTGTAGGATCTATAACCACATCAGCTCCTATTTCCTTAGCCAAATTTTTGCGATACTCGTTTATCTCGCTGACAATTATCTTCGCCGCTCCGGCTGTTCTTAACACCTCTATGGCCAACAAACCAATCGGTCCGGCTCCGGTAACTAGCACATTTTTCCCGGTTACGTCTTCCGTGAAAATCGTATGAACGGCGTTACCAAGAGGTTCCTGAACCGAAGCCCAAATGTGAGGAATGGAAGGATCGTTTTTCCACAACACTATTTCTGGTACTTTTATGTAGTCTGCAAAAGCTCCATCCCTATCTACACCTAAAATTTGAAGGTGTTGGCAGACGTGCATGTTTCCGGTTCTGCATTGCTTACATTTTCCACAGGGAATGTGGGTTTCAGAAGAAACGAAATCGCCAATTTTCACCATGCTGACATCTCTACCAACCGCAACCACTTCTCCAGAAAATTCATGTCCCATAGTTTGCGGCGGCTTGATGTGTTCTTGAGCCCACTTATTCCAAAGGTAAATGTGTAAATCCGTTCCACATATCGAAGCCGCATATACCTTTACAAGCACATCATGTGGCCCCAAATCTTTTGGAACATCTTTTGTTACAAGCGTTGCACCTCTTCCGGGCTTCTCTTTTATAATTGCCCGCATTTTGTCAGGGATTTTCAAAATCGTCACCTCTCCTCACCAATAAATGAAAAATACTGAATTTTCTCTACATAAGAATTTTACCACCAAAAATGTAATTTTTATACTGATCTAAAATATAGTATTTTTTTGTACCATATAAATGAGTCGGCTCAAAAATAACAAAAAGAAAGGGTGATGAATGATGGCTGCTGGAGATGCCGTGACGGAATTGGGAAAGAAAGAATCTCTGATGATCTATCTCAACACGGGGCAAGTAGATCAAAATGGAAAGCCTATCTTAACGAGAGTAACTGTAAACGGAGTAAATCCATCCGCGCAGGAACAGGCAAAATATGACTTCGCTTACGCTTTGGCGGGATTGACTTCCAAAAGTGTGGAAGGGATTAACGTTAGAACCACAACTGAACTTGGACCTATAGGCTGAAAGGGGTGAATGATATATGGCAGTAACGACGACTAAATACTTAAGCATGAAATTCGTTGCCTCATCTGATGGTTCTTCGAAGATCATAAGGCTCGCCGATCCAAGGGACGATCTTACAGCGACTGATGTTCAAAATTTCATGAGCTCAGTTCTCTCTTCGAATTTGCTTTACACTTCAAAAGGCGCTCTTTGCGATCAGGTGGACTCCGCTAACATCATAGACAGAAGTAACAACGAACTGTTCAACCTCATTTAACCTTTGGGCGGCATATGCCGCCCTTTTTACGTGCGGGAGTAAGGAATTATGATATGCAAAGAATATTTATCGAAACACATTCCAGCACGGATTCACTCTTTTACCCATCTTACGACTCTAAAAACGAGGCACGCTCAGACACTCGTCCGTGAGTGTTTCGCTTTCTCAACACATCCGTGTGTTTCCCAACCTCGTTTTTATGAGTCTCCAGCTGGAGAGCTCATAAGTGCTGGCAGGTGTTTCGAAAGGAGAAAGGGTGGAAAAAACCTGTTAGATTCGCTTTCTGGGCACATCCTGTGCCTCCAACTCTGTTATTTCGCATCTTGTGTGGCGTCTTCATATGTTTTGACAGAAACTTCAAAAAAAAGAGAGAGAAAAGCGAAGAAAAGCATAATTGATCTGAACACTTGCCAGCACGAATTCACTCTTTTATCCATCTTACGACTCAAAAAACGAGGCACGCTCAGACACTCATCCGTGAGTGCTTCGCTTTCTCAACACATCCGTGTGTTTTCCAACCTCGTTTTTATGAGTCTCCAGATGGTGAGTTCATAAGTGCTGGGGAGTGTTTCGAATGGGAGAGAGGAAAAACTCTGTCAGATTCGCTTTCTCGGCACGTCGTGTGCCTCCAACTCTGTTATTTCACATCTTGTATGGCGTCTTCATATGTTTTGACAGAAACTTCAAAAAAAGAGAAAAGAGGCGATGACAAGTGGAAGAATTTCTGAGCGTTTTAAAAGATGTGAAATTTGTGGTGGATTTTGCTATTGTACTTGTTGAACATCCGGGTGATGGAGAAAAGAAAAAATCAAAAGTTATGAAAATCGTGAACGATTTCATAAACGAAAATGGCATTAAACTTCCAATCCCGTCGGCTATATTGAATTGGATCATAGGCGAAGTCATAGATATGAGCGTGAGGTGGCTGAATGAAAACTTCTGGAAAAAAGACAAAGAGTAAGACCAACGAATTGGAGCAAATTTTCTACAAATTGAAAAAGAAATACGCCTATTCCGTATGTCCCAGCGAAAGGGAAGATTTAGAGCAGACAATATGGTATCTGATGTTATTGGCAATGAAAAAATACGATCCTAAGCGTGGAACGCTTCAAAATTTTGCTTATTATTTCGCAGACCAAAAGCTAAAAGATCATTTTTGGCGAAGGGTTAACCTTCCGGAAACCAAAGGAAGCTTCACGCTTCTTCATTTAAAAGCCGCGTTGGTAGAAGACGATGAGGCATTACCGGACAAACGCATGAAAAAATCCATCGATCTCCCGTATTTCCTAAGACTGAAAGCCGAAGGATACAATCTTTCAGAAATAGCGTCAAAGATGAACATTTCATATGGAACGGCAAGAAGACGATGGAAAAAATACGTGGAGAAAATCAAAAAAAGCCAGGTCATTTGATCTGGCTTTTTATCACTTCATTTGCATCCATATCATCATGAACTATCATTTGAAGGGATTTAATTATCATCTCCATTTGGGAATTTTGCCAAACATTTCTTCCAAACACGACTCCTTTTGCTCCTGCGCGAACTGATTCTTCAGCAACTTTCAAGGTATCGATGACTTCATTCATCTTAGGTCCCCCTAAAATGAAAATAGGAACTCTTAATGAGTTTATAAGATCCTTGAATTCTTGCTGATTTCCAGTATATGGAATTTTTAATATATCCGCTCCCAATTCCAATGCCATTCTGGCTGCGTGCTCTATCAGCGTTGGATCTTTCTTTTTTTCTTTCGGTACAGCATTCCCCCAAAGAACGGGTTCAACCATTAAAGGTAATTGCCATTTATCACATTCTGTTGCAAGGCGGCTCACAACTCTGATACTCTCCATTTGAACGTTCTCTTTTTCTCCCCATGGAAGAAGTACTTTGACCGAGTCAAATCCATATTTAATTGCAAACTCAACCGTTGAAATTGTTTCATGTCCAATCACTTCTCCGGTTTCTCCAGGGATGGTAGACATCAACGGAATATCCATAGTGAGAATTCTAGCGGGCGCATCTTTTGATGCAAAAAGCTCAAGCGTGATTTTTGCCAACCCTGGACTCATGAGCGTAGCATCAATTTTTAATTCTATCAATTTTTTTAAAGTTTCAATAGGATTTGAAAGCCCAGTAATATTTCCCATAACAAGACCATGATCTATCGGTATAACAACAGATTTCCCGCTTTTCGAATTTAAAAGTTTTGATATTCTAAATTCTTTGATATTCATATCTCTTCTTTCCCCTCTATTTCCGGAATCCTCTTTATCCTTGGATCTGTAAAAAGATCAGAGGCATCGTCGCTGTGCGAAGAAAATTCGGAAACAACAGCCCCTTCCTTACCGGCCTTGAACCAATGAAGAGTATTTGGAGGGATCGTATACTGTTCTCCAGGTTCTAGTACTATTTCATGAAAGGCTGTAAAGTACTCCTTGCTTGGCGGCTCCACATGCCTTTCATTTTTCTTTCCTTCTACGAAGAGATAGACTCTTCCATATCTACATCTAAAAGTTTCCTCTTTCCCTTTTTGACCATCATGGTCAGGGTGCTTATGTTCTGGACACGTTTGATTCGGAAAAAGTACCATTTCTTTTGCGCAATACCTGTCCGTATTTACGTATGTAACAATTTGGAGCCCTATTTTCTCCAATTGGTTAAGTCCAAAATCTGCAATTTCGATGTTCTTTTTTTCCTCTTCCGTTAAAACTATATGAGCTTTTTCAAAATATTCAAGAGCCTTCTTCCTTGCTATTTCATATTTTTCTTTGGTAATCATACCTCGCAAACCTCCTTTTCCATTCCATCAATCGTAAGAACCAATGAATACCCCATAATCTCCTCTTTCCCAGTTGTCTATTTTCAATTGAGGCGTTATTAATTCCCATCCTCTTTCAATTCTTTCAAGAACTGTTGAAAGTGGTTTTATACCGCTTATTGAGTCAATTTCTTCAACACAAAATGCTCCCGTCGCTGAGGCAATAGCCAACGTTTTCAAAGGCCCCATTTCTTCAACTAGCCCCGTTAGAAAGCCTGCAATAGAAGCATCTCCTGCTCCCGTGGTTCCTTTCACCTTTACCTTGAATGCAGGAACAAGCAATTCCTTTTCTGACCACCGTTCTCCTATCAATTTAGCGAGAGGGTCAGAGAGTTTTCCGGATCGGAAATATAACCCGCTTTCTCCCAATTTTATAACTACCATTTTTGTTCCCCATTGAATTAATTTTTTTGAAGCCAAACGCAGCTTTTTTACCGTGAAAGGGAGTTCTATATCAAGCATGTAAAACAATTCTCTGACACTTGGGAAAAAGATGTCAGTATGGGGAAGAACATTTTTCAAAAGCCTTTGCCAATCTCTTACACTGGAGTCCGAAAACGGATCTGGCATCGTTATATCCATACTTGTTACCATTTTAAAGTCGTGAGCTTCATCAAAAACTCTTACAAGCTCTTCACCATCGTTTTCGCGCATTCGCTTCATTAAGGTGGGGTATCCAAAATGAAAAATCTTTGAATCCTTTAAATCACCAAATTTTATATCATTTGCGGCAAAAGCGTCATTTGCTCCCGGATAGTGTAAAAAAGATCTATCAGCATCTGGAGGACTTAAAACAATTGTGTAAGAAGAATGAATATTAGGACCTACCACAAGATGATTGGATAAATTTTTACCGTTAGACTCTATTATATTCGTAATCAGTTTTCCTATCTCGTCATCTCCAATTTTCCCTATTAGAATGGGATCCATCCCCAGTTTTTTCAAAGATATTCCTGTGTTTGAAACACAACCTCCGGTGGAAAATTTTAATCCTTCTGTGA is a genomic window of Mesoaciditoga lauensis cd-1655R = DSM 25116 containing:
- a CDS encoding helix-turn-helix domain-containing protein, with protein sequence MKTSGKKTKSKTNELEQIFYKLKKKYAYSVCPSEREDLEQTIWYLMLLAMKKYDPKRGTLQNFAYYFADQKLKDHFWRRVNLPETKGSFTLLHLKAALVEDDEALPDKRMKKSIDLPYFLRLKAEGYNLSEIASKMNISYGTARRRWKKYVEKIKKSQVI
- a CDS encoding D-lyxose/D-mannose family sugar isomerase, encoding MITKEKYEIARKKALEYFEKAHIVLTEEEKKNIEIADFGLNQLEKIGLQIVTYVNTDRYCAKEMVLFPNQTCPEHKHPDHDGQKGKEETFRCRYGRVYLFVEGKKNERHVEPPSKEYFTAFHEIVLEPGEQYTIPPNTLHWFKAGKEGAVVSEFSSHSDDASDLFTDPRIKRIPEIEGKEEI
- a CDS encoding DUF2922 domain-containing protein, which translates into the protein MAVTTTKYLSMKFVASSDGSSKIIRLADPRDDLTATDVQNFMSSVLSSNLLYTSKGALCDQVDSANIIDRSNNELFNLI
- a CDS encoding class I fructose-bisphosphate aldolase, with product MNIKEFRISKLLNSKSGKSVVIPIDHGLVMGNITGLSNPIETLKKLIELKIDATLMSPGLAKITLELFASKDAPARILTMDIPLMSTIPGETGEVIGHETISTVEFAIKYGFDSVKVLLPWGEKENVQMESIRVVSRLATECDKWQLPLMVEPVLWGNAVPKEKKKDPTLIEHAARMALELGADILKIPYTGNQQEFKDLINSLRVPIFILGGPKMNEVIDTLKVAEESVRAGAKGVVFGRNVWQNSQMEMIIKSLQMIVHDDMDANEVIKSQIK
- a CDS encoding DUF1659 domain-containing protein; its protein translation is MMAAGDAVTELGKKESLMIYLNTGQVDQNGKPILTRVTVNGVNPSAQEQAKYDFAYALAGLTSKSVEGINVRTTTELGPIG
- a CDS encoding carbohydrate kinase family protein, encoding MRKIIVAGHLCLDIIPTWKNGKWEELLPGNLIITEGLKFSTGGCVSNTGISLKKLGMDPILIGKIGDDEIGKLITNIIESNGKNLSNHLVVGPNIHSSYTIVLSPPDADRSFLHYPGANDAFAANDIKFGDLKDSKIFHFGYPTLMKRMRENDGEELVRVFDEAHDFKMVTSMDITMPDPFSDSSVRDWQRLLKNVLPHTDIFFPSVRELFYMLDIELPFTVKKLRLASKKLIQWGTKMVVIKLGESGLYFRSGKLSDPLAKLIGERWSEKELLVPAFKVKVKGTTGAGDASIAGFLTGLVEEMGPLKTLAIASATGAFCVEEIDSISGIKPLSTVLERIERGWELITPQLKIDNWERGDYGVFIGSYD
- the tdh gene encoding L-threonine 3-dehydrogenase, producing MRAIIKEKPGRGATLVTKDVPKDLGPHDVLVKVYAASICGTDLHIYLWNKWAQEHIKPPQTMGHEFSGEVVAVGRDVSMVKIGDFVSSETHIPCGKCKQCRTGNMHVCQHLQILGVDRDGAFADYIKVPEIVLWKNDPSIPHIWASVQEPLGNAVHTIFTEDVTGKNVLVTGAGPIGLLAIEVLRTAGAAKIIVSEINEYRKNLAKEIGADVVIDPTKEDVVKRVKAETNGDGADVLIEMSGNERALNDGLAALTPAGRASLLGVYNSDVKINLNDLVIFKAIRIYGITGRKMFDTWYKVGDLLKNKKLDLSKVITHTFDFEDYEKGFKLMEEGKCGKIVLKL